In Dromaius novaehollandiae isolate bDroNov1 chromosome 2, bDroNov1.hap1, whole genome shotgun sequence, one DNA window encodes the following:
- the EPC1 gene encoding enhancer of polycomb homolog 1 isoform X1, translating into MSKLSFRARALDASKPLPVFRCEDLPDLAEYASINRAVPQMPTGMEKEEESEHHLQRAISAQQVYGEKRDNMVIPVPEAESNIAYYESIYPGEFKMPKQLIHIQPFSLDAEQPDYDLDSEDEVFVNKLKKRMDISPLQFEEMIDRLEKGSGQQPVSLQEAKLLLKEDDELIREVYEYWIKKRKNCRGPSLIPAVKQEKRDGSSTNDPYVAFRRRTEKMQTRKNRKNDEASYEKMLKLRRDLSRAVTILEMIKRREKSKRELLHLTLEIMEKRYNLGDYSGEIMSEVMAQRQPIKPTYAIPIIPVTNNSPFKHQETMELKEFKVNKQDKPDVIRPKRKYEKKPKVLPSSAAATPQQASPAALPVFNAKDLNQYDFPSSDEEPLSQVLSGSSEAEEENDPDGPFAFRRKAGCQYYAPHLDQPGNWPWSSPKEGRLGDVRYRYCLTTLTVPQRCIGFARRRVGRGGRVLLDRAHSDYDSTFRQLDLEMLSSSQHSSISQFANTSETNTSDKSFSKDLSQILVNIKSCRWRHFRPRTPSLHDSDNDELSCRKLYRGINRTGTAQPGTQTCSTSIQSKSSSGSAHFAFTAEQYQQHQQQLALMQKQQLAQIHHQQANSNSSANTSQNLETNQQESGFRLNLHHSHSVKCLEGTLQGFVSKTLDSVSAQFAASALVTSEQLMGFKMKDDVVLGIGVNGILQASGVYKGLHLSSTTPTALVHTSSSSTAGSALLQPSNITQTSSSHSALSHQVTAANSATTQVLIGNNIRLTVPSSVATVNSITTLNARHIPRTLSAVPSSALKLAAATNCQVPKVPASSSVDAVPRENHETEKPALNNIADNTVAMEVT; encoded by the exons gAACATCATCTCCAGCGGGCTATCTCAGCACAACAAGTATATGGAGAGAAGAGGGATAACATGGTCATACCAGTCCCAGAAGCAGAAAGTAATATTGCTTACTATGAATCTATATATCCTGGAGAATTTAAAATGCCAAAGCAGCTGATTCACATACAGC CTTTTAGTTTGGATGCTGAGCAGCCTGATTATGACTTGGATTCGGAAGATGAAGTCTTTGTGAATAAGTTGAAGAAAAGAATGGACATCTCTCCTTTGCAATTTGAGGAAATGATAGACCGACTAGAGAAGGGCAGTGGTCAGCAG CCAGTCAGCCTGCAAGAGGCCAAGCTGTTGCTGAAGGAAGATGATGAATTGATCAGAGAAGTGTATGAGTACTggattaaaaagaggaaaaactgtcGAGGTCCCTCTCTTATCCCAGCAGTGAAACAAGAGAAGCGAGATGGTTCCAGCACAAATGATCCTTACGTTGCTTTTAGAAGACGAACAGAAAAGATGCAGACGCGAAAA AATCGAAAAAATGATGAAGCATCTTACGAGAAGATGCTTAAGCTGCGTCGAGATCTGAGTCGTGCAGTAACCATCCTGGAGATgataaagagaagggaaaaaagcaagaggGAGTTGCTGCATTTAACACTGGAAATTATGGAAAAGAG GTATAATTTGGGTGACTACAGTGGAGAGATCATGTCTGAGGTCATGGCACAGCGGCAGCCAATTAAACCTACCTATGCTATTCCCATCATTCCTGTGACTAACAACAGTCCTTTTAAACATCAAGAAACTATGGAACTGAAAGAATTTAAAGTTAACAAA caagATAAACCTGATGTTATTCGACCCAAAAGAAAGTATGAGAAGAAGCCAAAAGTCTTACCTTCGTCTGCTGCTGCTACTCCTCAACAGGCGAGTCCTGCTGCACTGCCAGTCTTTAATGCTAAAGATTTGAATCAGTATGATTTTCCTAGCTCAGATGAAGAACCTCTCTCCCAG GTTTTGTCTGGTTCTTCTGAGGCTGAGGAAGAAAATGATCCTGATGGTCCTTTTGCCTTCCGTAGGAAAGCAGGCTGTCAGTACTATGCT ccTCACTTAGACCAACCTGGCAACTGGCCGTGGAGTAGTCCTAAAGAAGGAAGATTAGGAGATGTGCGCTATCGATACTGCTTAACCACCCTCACTGTACCCCAGAGGTGCATTGGGTTTGCACGAAGGCGAGTCGGCCGTGGTGGAAG ggTGCTTCTAGACAGAGCACATTCGGACTATGATAGTACATTTCGTCAGCTGGATTTGGAAATGCTTTCCTCATCACAACACTCTTCAATCAGTCAATTTGCCAATACCTCAGAAACAAATACCTCGGACAAATCTTTCTCAAAAGACCTCAGTCAGATACTAGTCAATATCAAATCATGTAGATGGCGGCATTTTAGGCCTCGGACACCATCCCTACATGACAGCGACAATGATGAACTCTCCTGTAGGAAATTATACAGGGGTATAAATCGAACAGGCACAGCACAACCTGGGACCCAGACATGCAGTACCTCTATACAAAGTAAAAGTAGCAGTGGTTCAGCACATTTTG CATTTACAGCCGAACAATACCAGCAGCATCAACAGCAACTGGCACTAATGCAGAAACAGCAGCTTGCACAAATTCATCATCAGCAAGCAAATAGTAATTCCTCTGCCAACACATCACAG AACCTTGAAACTAACCAACAGGAAAGTGGCTTTCGCCTGAATCTCCATCATAGCCATTCTGTAAAGTGTTTAGAAGGGACACTGCAG GGTTTTGTTTCCAAGACACTGGATTCTGTTAGTGCTCAATTTGCTGCTTCAGCTTTGGTTACATCAGAACAATTGATGGGATTCAAAATGAAGGATGATGTGGTGCTTGGAATTGGGGTGAATGGCATTCTTCAAGCCTCAG gagTTTACAAGGGCTTACACCTCAGTAGTACTACACCTACAGCACTTGTACATACAAGTTCATCATCAACAGCAGGTTCAGCCTTGTTACAGCCTTCAAATATAACGCAGACTTCAAGTTCCCACAGTGCACTGAGTCACCAAGTAACTGCTGCCAATTCTGCAACAACTCAGGTTCTGATTGGGAACAACATTCGATTAACTGTACCCTCATCAGTTGCCACTGTAAACTCTATTACCACACTCAATGCACGGCATATACCTAGGACTTTAAGTGCTGTTCCGTCATCTGCCTTAAAGCTGGCTGCAGCAACAAATTGTCAGGTGCCCAAGGTTCCAGCTTCATCCTCTGTGGATGCCGTACCAAG GGAAAACCATGAAACGGAGAAGCCAGCACTGAACAATATAGCGGACAATACAGTAGCAATGGAGGTGACGTAG
- the EPC1 gene encoding enhancer of polycomb homolog 1 isoform X2: MSKLSFRARALDASKPLPVFRCEDLPDLAEYASINRAVPQMPTGMEKEEESEHHLQRAISAQQVYGEKRDNMVIPVPEAESNIAYYESIYPGEFKMPKQLIHIQPFSLDAEQPDYDLDSEDEVFVNKLKKRMDISPLQFEEMIDRLEKGSGQQPVSLQEAKLLLKEDDELIREVYEYWIKKRKNCRGPSLIPAVKQEKRDGSSTNDPYVAFRRRTEKMQTRKNRKNDEASYEKMLKLRRDLSRAVTILEMIKRREKSKRELLHLTLEIMEKRYNLGDYSGEIMSEVMAQRQPIKPTYAIPIIPVTNNSPFKHQETMELKEFKVNKQDKPDVIRPKRKYEKKPKVLPSSAAATPQQASPAALPVFNAKDLNQYDFPSSDEEPLSQVLSGSSEAEEENDPDGPFAFRRKAGCQYYAPHLDQPGNWPWSSPKEGRLGDVRYRYCLTTLTVPQRCIGFARRRVGRGGRVLLDRAHSDYDSTFRQLDLEMLSSSQHSSISQFANTSETNTSDKSFSKDLSQILVNIKSCRWRHFRPRTPSLHDSDNDELSCRKLYRGINRTGTAQPGTQTCSTSIQSKSSSGSAHFAFTAEQYQQHQQQLALMQKQQLAQIHHQQANSNSSANTSQGFVSKTLDSVSAQFAASALVTSEQLMGFKMKDDVVLGIGVNGILQASGVYKGLHLSSTTPTALVHTSSSSTAGSALLQPSNITQTSSSHSALSHQVTAANSATTQVLIGNNIRLTVPSSVATVNSITTLNARHIPRTLSAVPSSALKLAAATNCQVPKVPASSSVDAVPRENHETEKPALNNIADNTVAMEVT, encoded by the exons gAACATCATCTCCAGCGGGCTATCTCAGCACAACAAGTATATGGAGAGAAGAGGGATAACATGGTCATACCAGTCCCAGAAGCAGAAAGTAATATTGCTTACTATGAATCTATATATCCTGGAGAATTTAAAATGCCAAAGCAGCTGATTCACATACAGC CTTTTAGTTTGGATGCTGAGCAGCCTGATTATGACTTGGATTCGGAAGATGAAGTCTTTGTGAATAAGTTGAAGAAAAGAATGGACATCTCTCCTTTGCAATTTGAGGAAATGATAGACCGACTAGAGAAGGGCAGTGGTCAGCAG CCAGTCAGCCTGCAAGAGGCCAAGCTGTTGCTGAAGGAAGATGATGAATTGATCAGAGAAGTGTATGAGTACTggattaaaaagaggaaaaactgtcGAGGTCCCTCTCTTATCCCAGCAGTGAAACAAGAGAAGCGAGATGGTTCCAGCACAAATGATCCTTACGTTGCTTTTAGAAGACGAACAGAAAAGATGCAGACGCGAAAA AATCGAAAAAATGATGAAGCATCTTACGAGAAGATGCTTAAGCTGCGTCGAGATCTGAGTCGTGCAGTAACCATCCTGGAGATgataaagagaagggaaaaaagcaagaggGAGTTGCTGCATTTAACACTGGAAATTATGGAAAAGAG GTATAATTTGGGTGACTACAGTGGAGAGATCATGTCTGAGGTCATGGCACAGCGGCAGCCAATTAAACCTACCTATGCTATTCCCATCATTCCTGTGACTAACAACAGTCCTTTTAAACATCAAGAAACTATGGAACTGAAAGAATTTAAAGTTAACAAA caagATAAACCTGATGTTATTCGACCCAAAAGAAAGTATGAGAAGAAGCCAAAAGTCTTACCTTCGTCTGCTGCTGCTACTCCTCAACAGGCGAGTCCTGCTGCACTGCCAGTCTTTAATGCTAAAGATTTGAATCAGTATGATTTTCCTAGCTCAGATGAAGAACCTCTCTCCCAG GTTTTGTCTGGTTCTTCTGAGGCTGAGGAAGAAAATGATCCTGATGGTCCTTTTGCCTTCCGTAGGAAAGCAGGCTGTCAGTACTATGCT ccTCACTTAGACCAACCTGGCAACTGGCCGTGGAGTAGTCCTAAAGAAGGAAGATTAGGAGATGTGCGCTATCGATACTGCTTAACCACCCTCACTGTACCCCAGAGGTGCATTGGGTTTGCACGAAGGCGAGTCGGCCGTGGTGGAAG ggTGCTTCTAGACAGAGCACATTCGGACTATGATAGTACATTTCGTCAGCTGGATTTGGAAATGCTTTCCTCATCACAACACTCTTCAATCAGTCAATTTGCCAATACCTCAGAAACAAATACCTCGGACAAATCTTTCTCAAAAGACCTCAGTCAGATACTAGTCAATATCAAATCATGTAGATGGCGGCATTTTAGGCCTCGGACACCATCCCTACATGACAGCGACAATGATGAACTCTCCTGTAGGAAATTATACAGGGGTATAAATCGAACAGGCACAGCACAACCTGGGACCCAGACATGCAGTACCTCTATACAAAGTAAAAGTAGCAGTGGTTCAGCACATTTTG CATTTACAGCCGAACAATACCAGCAGCATCAACAGCAACTGGCACTAATGCAGAAACAGCAGCTTGCACAAATTCATCATCAGCAAGCAAATAGTAATTCCTCTGCCAACACATCACAG GGTTTTGTTTCCAAGACACTGGATTCTGTTAGTGCTCAATTTGCTGCTTCAGCTTTGGTTACATCAGAACAATTGATGGGATTCAAAATGAAGGATGATGTGGTGCTTGGAATTGGGGTGAATGGCATTCTTCAAGCCTCAG gagTTTACAAGGGCTTACACCTCAGTAGTACTACACCTACAGCACTTGTACATACAAGTTCATCATCAACAGCAGGTTCAGCCTTGTTACAGCCTTCAAATATAACGCAGACTTCAAGTTCCCACAGTGCACTGAGTCACCAAGTAACTGCTGCCAATTCTGCAACAACTCAGGTTCTGATTGGGAACAACATTCGATTAACTGTACCCTCATCAGTTGCCACTGTAAACTCTATTACCACACTCAATGCACGGCATATACCTAGGACTTTAAGTGCTGTTCCGTCATCTGCCTTAAAGCTGGCTGCAGCAACAAATTGTCAGGTGCCCAAGGTTCCAGCTTCATCCTCTGTGGATGCCGTACCAAG GGAAAACCATGAAACGGAGAAGCCAGCACTGAACAATATAGCGGACAATACAGTAGCAATGGAGGTGACGTAG
- the EPC1 gene encoding enhancer of polycomb homolog 1 isoform X3, whose protein sequence is MVIPVPEAESNIAYYESIYPGEFKMPKQLIHIQPFSLDAEQPDYDLDSEDEVFVNKLKKRMDISPLQFEEMIDRLEKGSGQQPVSLQEAKLLLKEDDELIREVYEYWIKKRKNCRGPSLIPAVKQEKRDGSSTNDPYVAFRRRTEKMQTRKNRKNDEASYEKMLKLRRDLSRAVTILEMIKRREKSKRELLHLTLEIMEKRYNLGDYSGEIMSEVMAQRQPIKPTYAIPIIPVTNNSPFKHQETMELKEFKVNKQDKPDVIRPKRKYEKKPKVLPSSAAATPQQASPAALPVFNAKDLNQYDFPSSDEEPLSQVLSGSSEAEEENDPDGPFAFRRKAGCQYYAPHLDQPGNWPWSSPKEGRLGDVRYRYCLTTLTVPQRCIGFARRRVGRGGRVLLDRAHSDYDSTFRQLDLEMLSSSQHSSISQFANTSETNTSDKSFSKDLSQILVNIKSCRWRHFRPRTPSLHDSDNDELSCRKLYRGINRTGTAQPGTQTCSTSIQSKSSSGSAHFAFTAEQYQQHQQQLALMQKQQLAQIHHQQANSNSSANTSQNLETNQQESGFRLNLHHSHSVKCLEGTLQGFVSKTLDSVSAQFAASALVTSEQLMGFKMKDDVVLGIGVNGILQASGVYKGLHLSSTTPTALVHTSSSSTAGSALLQPSNITQTSSSHSALSHQVTAANSATTQVLIGNNIRLTVPSSVATVNSITTLNARHIPRTLSAVPSSALKLAAATNCQVPKVPASSSVDAVPRENHETEKPALNNIADNTVAMEVT, encoded by the exons ATGGTCATACCAGTCCCAGAAGCAGAAAGTAATATTGCTTACTATGAATCTATATATCCTGGAGAATTTAAAATGCCAAAGCAGCTGATTCACATACAGC CTTTTAGTTTGGATGCTGAGCAGCCTGATTATGACTTGGATTCGGAAGATGAAGTCTTTGTGAATAAGTTGAAGAAAAGAATGGACATCTCTCCTTTGCAATTTGAGGAAATGATAGACCGACTAGAGAAGGGCAGTGGTCAGCAG CCAGTCAGCCTGCAAGAGGCCAAGCTGTTGCTGAAGGAAGATGATGAATTGATCAGAGAAGTGTATGAGTACTggattaaaaagaggaaaaactgtcGAGGTCCCTCTCTTATCCCAGCAGTGAAACAAGAGAAGCGAGATGGTTCCAGCACAAATGATCCTTACGTTGCTTTTAGAAGACGAACAGAAAAGATGCAGACGCGAAAA AATCGAAAAAATGATGAAGCATCTTACGAGAAGATGCTTAAGCTGCGTCGAGATCTGAGTCGTGCAGTAACCATCCTGGAGATgataaagagaagggaaaaaagcaagaggGAGTTGCTGCATTTAACACTGGAAATTATGGAAAAGAG GTATAATTTGGGTGACTACAGTGGAGAGATCATGTCTGAGGTCATGGCACAGCGGCAGCCAATTAAACCTACCTATGCTATTCCCATCATTCCTGTGACTAACAACAGTCCTTTTAAACATCAAGAAACTATGGAACTGAAAGAATTTAAAGTTAACAAA caagATAAACCTGATGTTATTCGACCCAAAAGAAAGTATGAGAAGAAGCCAAAAGTCTTACCTTCGTCTGCTGCTGCTACTCCTCAACAGGCGAGTCCTGCTGCACTGCCAGTCTTTAATGCTAAAGATTTGAATCAGTATGATTTTCCTAGCTCAGATGAAGAACCTCTCTCCCAG GTTTTGTCTGGTTCTTCTGAGGCTGAGGAAGAAAATGATCCTGATGGTCCTTTTGCCTTCCGTAGGAAAGCAGGCTGTCAGTACTATGCT ccTCACTTAGACCAACCTGGCAACTGGCCGTGGAGTAGTCCTAAAGAAGGAAGATTAGGAGATGTGCGCTATCGATACTGCTTAACCACCCTCACTGTACCCCAGAGGTGCATTGGGTTTGCACGAAGGCGAGTCGGCCGTGGTGGAAG ggTGCTTCTAGACAGAGCACATTCGGACTATGATAGTACATTTCGTCAGCTGGATTTGGAAATGCTTTCCTCATCACAACACTCTTCAATCAGTCAATTTGCCAATACCTCAGAAACAAATACCTCGGACAAATCTTTCTCAAAAGACCTCAGTCAGATACTAGTCAATATCAAATCATGTAGATGGCGGCATTTTAGGCCTCGGACACCATCCCTACATGACAGCGACAATGATGAACTCTCCTGTAGGAAATTATACAGGGGTATAAATCGAACAGGCACAGCACAACCTGGGACCCAGACATGCAGTACCTCTATACAAAGTAAAAGTAGCAGTGGTTCAGCACATTTTG CATTTACAGCCGAACAATACCAGCAGCATCAACAGCAACTGGCACTAATGCAGAAACAGCAGCTTGCACAAATTCATCATCAGCAAGCAAATAGTAATTCCTCTGCCAACACATCACAG AACCTTGAAACTAACCAACAGGAAAGTGGCTTTCGCCTGAATCTCCATCATAGCCATTCTGTAAAGTGTTTAGAAGGGACACTGCAG GGTTTTGTTTCCAAGACACTGGATTCTGTTAGTGCTCAATTTGCTGCTTCAGCTTTGGTTACATCAGAACAATTGATGGGATTCAAAATGAAGGATGATGTGGTGCTTGGAATTGGGGTGAATGGCATTCTTCAAGCCTCAG gagTTTACAAGGGCTTACACCTCAGTAGTACTACACCTACAGCACTTGTACATACAAGTTCATCATCAACAGCAGGTTCAGCCTTGTTACAGCCTTCAAATATAACGCAGACTTCAAGTTCCCACAGTGCACTGAGTCACCAAGTAACTGCTGCCAATTCTGCAACAACTCAGGTTCTGATTGGGAACAACATTCGATTAACTGTACCCTCATCAGTTGCCACTGTAAACTCTATTACCACACTCAATGCACGGCATATACCTAGGACTTTAAGTGCTGTTCCGTCATCTGCCTTAAAGCTGGCTGCAGCAACAAATTGTCAGGTGCCCAAGGTTCCAGCTTCATCCTCTGTGGATGCCGTACCAAG GGAAAACCATGAAACGGAGAAGCCAGCACTGAACAATATAGCGGACAATACAGTAGCAATGGAGGTGACGTAG